In the Staphylococcus sp. IVB6240 genome, one interval contains:
- a CDS encoding cyclic lactone autoinducer peptide, translating into MNILDAIISFFTNIFKAIGNFGWINTCTCFFDEPEIPRELLELDK; encoded by the coding sequence ATGAATATTTTAGATGCAATCATCAGTTTCTTCACGAATATCTTTAAAGCAATTGGTAATTTCGGATGGATTAATACTTGTACATGTTTCTTTGACGAACCAGAAATTCCACGTGAACTATTAGAACTCGATAAATAA
- a CDS encoding GHKL domain-containing protein, whose amino-acid sequence MKTIAVVIIVYFITFAILVIMISITASRELTYRRNKQEIEDYYKYTLQIEEINNHMRKFRHDYINMLSTMSEYLREDDLEGLKAYYEKHIHPIKDHFEHNALKLNGVEKLKVREIKGMMTTKIIEAQEHHINISVEVADEITDINMPIIDLSRVLGIIMDNAIEASLSVEDPMIQIAFIQTDVSVLIIIMNKAPENLPKLHTLFKEGFSTKGSNRGLGLSTLKEITDSTDNVLLDTKIDNQYFIQKLEILNDMP is encoded by the coding sequence ATGAAAACGATCGCAGTAGTCATTATTGTTTATTTCATCACTTTCGCTATTCTCGTGATTATGATTTCAATTACCGCTTCAAGAGAATTAACGTATCGCCGTAACAAGCAAGAAATTGAAGATTATTATAAATATACGTTACAAATTGAAGAAATTAACAATCATATGCGCAAGTTTCGTCATGATTATATCAACATGTTATCGACGATGTCGGAGTATTTACGAGAGGATGATCTAGAAGGGCTTAAAGCTTATTATGAAAAGCATATTCACCCTATTAAAGATCACTTTGAACATAATGCGCTCAAGTTGAATGGGGTGGAAAAGCTAAAAGTCCGAGAAATTAAAGGCATGATGACGACTAAAATTATTGAAGCACAAGAACATCATATTAATATTAGTGTTGAAGTGGCAGATGAGATTACCGACATTAATATGCCTATTATCGACCTAAGTCGTGTGCTCGGTATTATTATGGATAATGCAATTGAAGCATCATTATCCGTAGAAGATCCTATGATTCAAATCGCATTTATTCAGACTGACGTTTCTGTACTTATTATCATTATGAACAAAGCACCAGAAAATCTTCCAAAGTTACATACATTGTTTAAAGAAGGATTCTCAACAAAAGGATCCAATCGTGGACTTGGATTATCAACTTTAAAAGAAATCACTGATAGCACAGACAATGTGTTACTTGATACGAAGATTGATAACCAATACTTTATACAAAAACTAGAGATTTTGAATGATATGCCATAG
- a CDS encoding LytTR family DNA-binding domain-containing protein, whose amino-acid sequence MKIFICEDDPKQRARMEEIINTYIMIEEKPMEIALSTDDPYELINASKHSTDVGCYFLDIQLESDINGIKVGSEIRKHDPIGNIVYVTSHSELTYLTFVYKVAAMDFIFKDDPDQLKKRVIDCLETALDRLNLLTKEETVETIELKRGSGSEYVHYDDVMFFESSPKSHRVIAHLDNRQVEFYGKLKELSQVDQRFFRCHNSFVLNRHNISNVEPKERVVHFKNGEFCYASVRNIKKI is encoded by the coding sequence ATGAAAATATTCATTTGCGAAGATGATCCGAAACAACGCGCGCGAATGGAAGAGATCATCAATACGTATATTATGATTGAGGAAAAGCCGATGGAAATTGCGCTTTCAACGGATGATCCTTATGAATTGATTAACGCCTCCAAGCATTCAACGGATGTTGGCTGTTACTTTTTAGATATTCAATTGGAATCAGATATCAATGGTATTAAAGTGGGTAGTGAGATTCGAAAGCATGATCCAATTGGCAATATCGTCTATGTAACGAGTCATAGCGAATTAACCTATTTAACATTTGTCTATAAAGTTGCAGCGATGGATTTTATTTTTAAGGACGATCCTGATCAGCTGAAGAAACGCGTTATCGATTGTTTAGAAACTGCACTGGATCGCCTTAATTTGCTCACTAAGGAAGAGACAGTTGAAACGATTGAATTGAAGCGTGGAAGTGGTTCAGAATATGTTCATTATGATGATGTCATGTTCTTTGAGTCTTCACCTAAATCACATCGTGTGATCGCCCACTTAGACAATCGACAAGTAGAGTTTTACGGCAAGCTTAAAGAATTATCACAAGTGGATCAACGATTCTTCCGCTGTCATAATAGTTTCGTACTAAACCGTCATAACATTTCTAACGTTGAACCGAAAGAACGGGTCGTCCACTTTAAAAATGGAGAATTTTGTTACGCATCTGTGCGTAATATTAAAAAAATCTAA
- a CDS encoding carbohydrate kinase, with the protein MSKAFYAIGEALIDFIPTERDQLLKDVNGFMPQVGGAPCNVAAAVQKLAGNSQLITQLGQDAFGDRIVKTLEELHVGTQWISRTSEANTALAFVSLTASGERDFSFYRKPSADMLYSADNIADIPLKDEDMIHFCSVALVESPMRDAHEALLEKAHDVGATVVFDPNVRLPLWDDHQAYQQTIQSFIPRAHIVKISDEELTFITQIEDEERALQSLFQGQVEAVIYTQGGEGASLIFKDGATFTSRPNPIEVVDTTGAGDAFIGAVIAELMTSVDKPIEMLQAHGEQILTFANQVAGHVVQKYGALSSLPTREEL; encoded by the coding sequence ATGAGTAAAGCATTTTATGCAATTGGCGAAGCATTAATTGATTTTATTCCAACTGAACGCGATCAATTATTGAAAGATGTGAATGGCTTTATGCCACAAGTCGGCGGTGCGCCATGTAACGTTGCTGCTGCAGTACAAAAGTTAGCGGGAAACAGTCAATTGATTACACAACTTGGGCAAGATGCATTTGGGGATCGTATTGTGAAAACACTAGAAGAGTTACATGTTGGGACACAGTGGATTTCACGTACTTCAGAGGCTAATACAGCATTGGCATTTGTGAGCTTAACAGCAAGTGGAGAACGAGATTTTTCATTTTACCGTAAACCAAGTGCAGATATGTTATATTCAGCAGACAATATTGCAGACATTCCTTTAAAAGATGAAGATATGATTCATTTTTGTTCTGTCGCATTAGTAGAAAGTCCAATGAGAGATGCACATGAAGCATTGTTGGAAAAAGCACATGATGTTGGTGCGACCGTTGTTTTTGATCCAAATGTTCGTCTGCCTTTATGGGATGATCATCAAGCTTATCAACAGACGATTCAATCATTTATCCCGCGCGCACATATCGTAAAAATTTCAGATGAAGAGCTGACATTTATTACACAAATTGAAGATGAGGAACGTGCCTTACAATCATTATTCCAAGGGCAAGTTGAAGCAGTCATCTACACACAAGGTGGGGAAGGTGCGTCACTTATCTTTAAAGATGGTGCCACTTTCACATCACGTCCAAACCCAATCGAAGTGGTAGACACAACAGGTGCGGGCGATGCATTTATCGGTGCAGTGATCGCAGAATTAATGACATCTGTAGACAAACCAATAGAGATGCTTCAAGCACATGGTGAACAAATTTTAACATTCGCAAATCAAGTTGCCGGCCATGTTGTTCAAAAATATGGTGCCTTATCAAGTCTTCCAACACGAGAAGAATTATAA